A section of the Streptomyces sp. NBC_00178 genome encodes:
- a CDS encoding GTPase-associated protein 1-related protein — MSLPQLHYTSVAPGDGETGGRFTATDPAIPGPVRAEAAPLLSYEAPAGTPDRLSDAQLRSLPVAFGYVALSDGSHLISRAVATGPAGFHAHAVHLTPGTPIPGRALPVAAWGAAGWLSAAPDRTPPDPLTALSTAHGPSHGLSREGLGDFAVSRSPWLAAVLADLRRASEDLSAPRVVLVERQSADVARWVALATAALPREHAERLSFTTYTRRPGRTAHHVVGVLPEDAPDVSDPRFRVHAASGPRPAAVVDDAWAGTAARIWRSRAPELFREAAELPGEPFAAGPLAVTALGAGIALGSNERAAAADWAAERPYALDEKRTRQLTDALTAPADDRTAAECAAALRLLTALDGRCPASVTAPLAALLVTEAVRGDDVALEPPSRSVFDGPDGERALGALVDELGGELLAELSAPPRGVARTVQVLRLVRLLGLDSADLLPGAVRRMARALLDDGGAEACPALLELLDEQFDVRTALLGELDRLAPDHPAATEDLLSRVTLPFTGTQALPHLRMCAEAPAARTRGAGRPAFLHTVLRAAGMSPFAEPLVLRTAVGLVWGEDTPTADEARALLDGTTSDAHRAAGTWTRMVDAALAAPAGDVDAAELAHDLLRGFPQQLDARVRACLMLLDFARDMRSGSAKPGWADHARALRSRAEPVEPSALAHAYGALAERLLAPDRPEAELYAFVHSGDEDLIAAYGTAARGDEVRALLAADPAYVADCFTVWNAHPHAGTTWTRTRTGLLDEVLRPAVRALPAEALAAAEQAVEAGGSSRTLEAFRTWNRPPRSLGRLGKRIAGRVRRG, encoded by the coding sequence ATGAGCCTCCCGCAGTTGCACTACACCTCCGTCGCGCCGGGCGACGGGGAGACCGGTGGCCGGTTCACCGCCACCGACCCCGCGATACCGGGGCCGGTCCGCGCCGAAGCCGCTCCCCTTCTGTCCTACGAAGCTCCGGCAGGCACCCCCGACCGGCTCTCCGATGCCCAACTCCGTTCCCTTCCAGTGGCCTTCGGTTACGTCGCACTCTCCGACGGCAGCCATCTGATCAGCCGTGCGGTCGCCACGGGTCCGGCCGGCTTCCATGCCCACGCCGTGCACCTGACGCCCGGTACGCCGATACCGGGCCGGGCACTCCCCGTCGCCGCGTGGGGCGCGGCCGGCTGGCTCTCCGCGGCACCGGACCGCACCCCGCCCGACCCGCTGACCGCGCTGTCCACCGCGCACGGCCCCTCGCACGGGCTGTCCAGGGAGGGCCTCGGCGACTTCGCGGTGTCCCGCAGCCCGTGGCTCGCGGCCGTCCTCGCCGACCTGCGCCGCGCGAGCGAGGACCTGTCGGCGCCGCGGGTCGTCCTCGTGGAGCGGCAGAGCGCCGACGTGGCCCGATGGGTCGCGCTCGCCACCGCCGCACTCCCCCGGGAGCACGCCGAACGGCTGAGCTTCACCACGTACACCCGCCGTCCCGGGCGCACCGCCCACCACGTCGTCGGCGTCCTGCCGGAGGACGCGCCCGACGTCAGCGACCCCCGCTTCCGGGTGCACGCCGCTTCCGGACCGCGGCCGGCCGCGGTGGTGGACGACGCCTGGGCCGGGACCGCCGCCCGCATCTGGCGCAGCAGGGCCCCCGAGCTGTTCCGCGAGGCGGCGGAGCTGCCGGGCGAGCCGTTCGCCGCGGGTCCGCTCGCGGTGACGGCGCTCGGCGCGGGCATCGCACTGGGCTCCAACGAGCGTGCGGCGGCGGCCGACTGGGCCGCCGAGCGGCCGTACGCCCTCGACGAGAAGCGGACCCGGCAGCTGACCGACGCGCTCACCGCGCCCGCCGACGACCGGACGGCGGCGGAGTGCGCAGCGGCGCTCCGGCTGCTGACGGCGCTGGACGGCCGCTGCCCCGCCTCCGTGACCGCCCCGCTGGCCGCCCTCCTGGTGACCGAGGCGGTACGGGGCGACGACGTGGCCCTGGAGCCTCCCTCGCGTTCGGTGTTCGACGGCCCCGACGGGGAGCGCGCGCTCGGCGCTCTGGTCGACGAGCTGGGCGGCGAGCTCCTGGCCGAACTCTCCGCCCCGCCCCGCGGTGTCGCGCGGACCGTGCAGGTGCTGCGGCTGGTACGCCTGCTGGGCCTCGACTCCGCGGACCTGCTCCCCGGGGCCGTGCGCCGCATGGCCCGCGCCCTGCTGGACGACGGCGGGGCCGAGGCGTGTCCCGCGCTGCTGGAACTCCTGGACGAGCAGTTCGACGTGCGTACGGCGCTGCTGGGTGAGCTGGACCGGCTGGCCCCCGACCACCCCGCGGCCACGGAGGACCTGCTGTCCCGGGTGACGCTGCCGTTCACCGGGACGCAGGCGCTGCCCCATCTGCGCATGTGCGCCGAGGCACCCGCCGCCCGCACGAGGGGCGCCGGCCGGCCCGCCTTCCTGCACACGGTGCTGCGCGCCGCGGGCATGTCGCCCTTCGCCGAACCGCTGGTGCTGCGGACCGCGGTGGGCCTCGTCTGGGGCGAGGACACCCCGACGGCGGACGAGGCGAGGGCACTGCTCGACGGGACGACGTCGGACGCCCACCGGGCGGCCGGCACCTGGACCCGCATGGTCGACGCCGCCCTCGCGGCCCCGGCGGGCGACGTGGACGCCGCCGAACTGGCCCACGATCTGCTGCGGGGCTTCCCCCAGCAGCTCGACGCCCGGGTGCGCGCCTGCCTCATGCTCCTGGACTTCGCGCGCGACATGCGCTCAGGATCGGCAAAACCGGGCTGGGCCGACCACGCGAGGGCGCTGCGGAGCCGCGCCGAACCCGTGGAGCCCTCGGCCCTCGCGCACGCCTACGGAGCCCTGGCCGAACGACTGCTGGCCCCGGACCGGCCCGAGGCCGAGCTGTACGCCTTCGTGCACAGCGGGGACGAGGACCTGATCGCGGCCTACGGCACGGCAGCCCGCGGCGACGAGGTCCGGGCCCTGCTGGCGGCCGACCCCGCGTACGTCGCCGACTGCTTCACCGTGTGGAACGCGCATCCCCACGCGGGCACCACCTGGACCCGGACCCGTACCGGCCTGCTCGACGAGGTACTGCGCCCCGCGGTCCGCGCGCTGCCGGCGGAGGCACTGGCGGCGGCGGAGCAGGCGGTGGAGGCCGGGGGCAGCAGCCGCACGCTGGAAGCCTTCCGCACCTGGAACCGTCCGCCCCGCTCCCTGGGCCGCCTCGGCAAACGCATCGCGGGCCGGGTGCGCCGGGGCTGA
- a CDS encoding MarR family winged helix-turn-helix transcriptional regulator: protein MDKPTHLIEFETMLLGRHLQPSAPRSRRGGGHLDRSAYTLLSRIRMEGPMSIGQLSEAFGLDASTLNRQTAAMLRGGLVERIPDPDGGIARKFRITDEGERNLEAERTENIRGLDRVMAEWTPDEVAGFAAYLKRLNSDIENLDGRPWPRP, encoded by the coding sequence ATGGACAAGCCCACGCACCTGATCGAGTTCGAGACCATGCTGCTCGGGCGGCACCTTCAGCCGAGCGCTCCCCGGTCACGGCGGGGCGGCGGACACCTCGACCGCAGCGCGTACACGCTGCTCAGCCGGATCCGCATGGAGGGCCCGATGTCCATCGGGCAGCTCAGCGAGGCCTTCGGGCTCGACGCGTCCACCCTGAACCGGCAGACCGCCGCGATGCTGCGGGGCGGCCTCGTCGAGCGCATCCCGGACCCCGACGGTGGCATCGCCCGCAAGTTCCGCATCACCGATGAGGGTGAACGGAACCTGGAGGCCGAGCGGACCGAGAACATCCGCGGTCTCGATCGGGTGATGGCGGAGTGGACCCCGGACGAGGTCGCCGGCTTCGCCGCCTACCTCAAGCGCCTCAACAGTGACATCGAGAACCTCGACGGACGGCCCTGGCCCCGTCCGTGA
- the tdh gene encoding L-threonine 3-dehydrogenase codes for MKALVKHKAEPGLWLMDVPEPETGPGDVLIKVLRTGICGTDLHIRDYDGWAQQAVRTPLILGHEFVGEVAGIGADVVDIKVGDLVSGEGHLVCGKCRNCLAGRRHLCRSTLGLGVGRDGAFAEYLALPASNVWVHRDKVDLDIAAIFDPFGNAVHTALSFPLVGEDVLITGAGPIGIMAAAVARHAGARNVVITDVSEARLELARKVGVDLALNVGTETIADGQRHLSLREGFDIGLEMSGRPEAMRDMIANMTHGGRIAMLGLPAAEFPVDWSRVVTSMLTIKGIYGREMYETWYAMSVLLEGGLDLAPVITGRYGYRDFEAAFDDAASGLGGKVLLDWAS; via the coding sequence GTGAAGGCACTCGTGAAGCACAAGGCCGAACCCGGACTCTGGCTGATGGACGTGCCGGAGCCCGAGACCGGGCCCGGAGACGTGCTGATCAAGGTCCTCCGCACCGGGATCTGCGGCACCGACCTGCACATCCGCGACTACGACGGCTGGGCCCAGCAGGCCGTGCGCACCCCGCTGATCCTCGGGCACGAGTTCGTCGGCGAGGTCGCCGGGATCGGCGCGGACGTCGTCGACATCAAGGTCGGCGACCTGGTCAGCGGTGAGGGCCACCTGGTGTGCGGGAAGTGCCGCAACTGCCTCGCCGGCCGCCGCCACCTGTGCCGCTCCACCCTCGGGCTCGGCGTCGGCCGGGACGGAGCGTTCGCCGAGTACCTCGCGCTGCCCGCCTCGAACGTCTGGGTGCACCGGGACAAGGTCGACCTCGACATCGCCGCGATCTTCGACCCGTTCGGCAACGCCGTGCACACGGCGCTGTCCTTCCCCCTCGTCGGGGAGGACGTGCTGATCACCGGCGCCGGCCCGATCGGCATCATGGCCGCCGCCGTCGCCCGCCACGCCGGCGCCCGCAACGTCGTCATCACCGACGTCAGCGAGGCGCGGCTGGAGCTCGCCAGGAAGGTCGGGGTGGACCTCGCCCTCAACGTCGGCACCGAGACCATCGCCGACGGCCAGCGCCACCTCAGCCTGCGCGAGGGCTTCGACATCGGCCTGGAGATGTCCGGGCGCCCCGAGGCCATGCGGGACATGATCGCGAACATGACGCACGGCGGCCGGATCGCGATGCTCGGCCTGCCCGCGGCCGAGTTCCCCGTCGACTGGTCCCGCGTCGTGACCTCGATGCTCACGATCAAGGGCATCTACGGCCGTGAGATGTACGAGACCTGGTACGCCATGTCCGTGCTCCTGGAGGGCGGGCTCGACCTCGCCCCGGTGATCACCGGACGCTACGGGTACCGCGACTTCGAAGCGGCGTTCGACGACGCCGCGAGCGGTCTCGGTGGCAAGGTACTGCTCGACTGGGCCTCCTGA
- a CDS encoding glycine C-acetyltransferase has product MFDSVRDDLRTTLDEIREAGLQKPERVIGTPQSATVAVTSGGLAGEVLNFCANNYLGLADHPEVVAAAHEALDRWGYGLASVRFICGTQEVHKELEQRLSAFLGQEDTILYSSCFDANGGVFETLLGPEDAVISDALNHASIIDGIRLSKAKRYRYANRDMADLEQQLKEASGARRRLVVTDGVFSMDGYVAPLAEICDLADRYGAMVMVDDSHAVGFVGPGGRGTPELHGVMDRVDIITGTLGKALGGASGGYVAARAEIVALLRQRSRPYLFSNSLAPVIAAASLKVIDLLESAGDLRERLNANTALFRSRMTEEGFDILPGDHAIAPVMIGDAAKAGRMAELLLERGVYVIGFSYPVVPQGAARIRVQLSAAHSTDDVNRAVDAFVDARKALEA; this is encoded by the coding sequence ATGTTCGATTCCGTACGCGACGACCTGCGCACGACCCTCGACGAGATCCGCGAAGCGGGGCTCCAGAAGCCCGAGCGGGTCATCGGCACCCCGCAGTCGGCCACCGTCGCCGTCACCTCCGGCGGCCTCGCCGGTGAGGTCCTCAACTTCTGCGCCAACAACTACCTGGGCCTCGCCGACCACCCCGAGGTCGTCGCCGCGGCCCACGAGGCCCTGGACCGCTGGGGCTACGGCCTGGCGTCCGTGCGCTTCATCTGCGGCACCCAGGAGGTCCACAAGGAGCTGGAGCAGCGGCTCTCGGCCTTCCTCGGCCAGGAGGACACGATCCTCTACTCCTCCTGCTTCGACGCCAACGGCGGAGTCTTCGAGACGCTGCTCGGCCCCGAGGACGCGGTCATCTCCGACGCCCTCAACCACGCCTCCATCATCGACGGCATCCGCCTCTCCAAGGCCAAGCGCTATCGCTACGCCAACCGCGACATGGCCGACCTCGAGCAGCAGCTCAAGGAGGCGTCCGGGGCGCGGCGCCGCCTCGTCGTCACCGACGGCGTCTTCTCCATGGACGGGTACGTCGCCCCGCTCGCCGAGATCTGCGACCTCGCCGACCGCTACGGCGCCATGGTCATGGTCGACGACTCGCACGCCGTCGGATTCGTCGGACCCGGCGGCCGGGGCACCCCCGAGCTGCACGGCGTCATGGACCGCGTCGACATCATCACCGGCACGCTCGGCAAGGCCCTGGGCGGCGCGTCGGGCGGCTACGTCGCGGCACGCGCCGAGATCGTCGCCCTGCTGCGCCAGCGCTCGCGCCCGTACCTCTTCTCCAACTCGCTCGCCCCGGTCATCGCCGCCGCCTCCCTCAAGGTCATCGACCTGCTGGAGTCCGCGGGCGACCTGCGCGAGCGGCTCAACGCCAACACCGCGCTCTTCCGCTCCCGGATGACCGAGGAGGGCTTCGACATCCTGCCCGGCGACCACGCCATCGCCCCCGTGATGATCGGGGACGCGGCGAAGGCGGGCCGGATGGCGGAGCTGCTCCTGGAGCGGGGTGTCTACGTGATCGGGTTCTCCTACCCCGTCGTCCCGCAGGGAGCGGCGCGCATCCGCGTCCAGCTCTCCGCCGCCCACTCCACCGACGACGTCAACCGCGCCGTCGACGCGTTCGTCGACGCGCGGAAGGCGCTGGAGGCGTAA
- a CDS encoding LysR family transcriptional regulator: MIDARRLRILRAVADHRTVTAAAAALYLTPSAVSQQLAALEQETGHRLVERGARGARLTAAGDILLTHANAVLAQLERAEAELADYGAGVAGTVTVAAFATGIGLVLAPAIAELSRTAPGIRVRVQDAEGDASVPMVLDRQVDVAVAVEYRGAPAEDDRRLTRVPLYSEPFDAVLPAAHPLAGREHVAVADLAEDAWIGPYPGNPCHDVVVLACELAGFAPRLEHSSDDFHAVVALAGAGAGVALVPRSALRGTEPAEAVVRPVEGVVPTRRVFAAVRQGAEGHPLIKPVLDALIAAARPGGASGVRAA; encoded by the coding sequence ATGATCGATGCACGGCGGCTGCGCATCCTCCGTGCGGTGGCCGACCACCGTACGGTGACCGCGGCAGCCGCCGCGCTCTACCTCACGCCCTCGGCGGTCTCCCAGCAGCTCGCCGCCCTGGAGCAGGAGACGGGCCACCGGCTCGTCGAGCGCGGTGCGCGCGGCGCCCGGCTGACGGCGGCGGGCGACATCCTGCTGACCCACGCCAACGCGGTGCTCGCGCAGCTGGAGCGCGCCGAGGCGGAGCTCGCCGACTACGGCGCAGGGGTGGCGGGCACCGTCACCGTCGCCGCGTTCGCGACCGGCATCGGTCTCGTCCTCGCCCCGGCGATCGCCGAGCTGTCGCGCACCGCACCCGGCATCCGGGTGCGGGTGCAGGACGCCGAGGGCGACGCCAGCGTGCCGATGGTGCTGGACCGGCAGGTCGATGTGGCGGTCGCCGTGGAATACCGCGGTGCCCCCGCCGAGGACGACCGGCGGCTCACCCGGGTGCCCCTGTACTCGGAGCCCTTCGACGCGGTGCTCCCGGCCGCCCACCCTCTCGCGGGCCGGGAGCACGTGGCGGTCGCGGACCTCGCCGAGGACGCCTGGATCGGCCCCTATCCCGGCAATCCCTGCCACGACGTGGTGGTCCTGGCCTGCGAACTCGCCGGATTCGCACCCCGGCTCGAACACTCCTCGGACGACTTCCACGCGGTGGTCGCGCTGGCCGGGGCGGGCGCCGGGGTGGCGCTGGTGCCCCGTTCGGCGCTGCGCGGCACCGAACCGGCCGAAGCGGTGGTCCGGCCGGTCGAGGGTGTCGTCCCGACCCGCAGGGTCTTCGCGGCGGTGCGCCAGGGGGCGGAAGGACATCCGCTGATCAAGCCGGTCCTCGACGCACTCATCGCGGCGGCCCGGCCGGGCGGCGCCTCCGGGGTCCGGGCCGCGTGA
- a CDS encoding VOC family protein yields the protein MSHIALVTLVVRDYDEALSFYTGALGFELVEDTDRGGGTRWVVVRPRGTTGTGLLLARARDDAQLAAVGAQTGGRVGFFLHTEDFAGDHSRMVAAGVRFLEEPRHETYGSVAVFEDLYGNRWDLLQPA from the coding sequence ATGTCCCACATCGCCCTGGTCACGCTGGTCGTCCGCGACTACGACGAAGCCCTGTCCTTCTACACCGGCGCCCTCGGTTTCGAGCTGGTCGAGGACACGGACCGGGGCGGCGGCACCCGCTGGGTGGTCGTACGGCCGCGTGGCACGACGGGCACGGGGCTGCTGCTGGCCAGGGCCAGGGACGACGCGCAGCTGGCGGCCGTCGGGGCGCAGACCGGCGGCCGGGTCGGCTTCTTCCTGCACACCGAGGACTTCGCCGGTGACCACAGCCGCATGGTGGCGGCCGGAGTCCGCTTCCTGGAGGAGCCCAGGCACGAGACGTACGGCTCCGTCGCGGTCTTCGAGGACCTCTACGGCAACCGCTGGGACCTGTTGCAGCCCGCGTGA
- a CDS encoding nucleoside/nucleotide kinase family protein, translated as MDTNDLPALVARARGLAAPGGRRILGIAGPPGAGKSTLAAGIVDALPGRAVLVPMDGFHLAGAELDRLGLAGRKGAPDTFDAAGYTALLTRLRDPAEPGPVYAPAFDRALEEPVAGSVRVSADVPLVVTEGNYLLLDEGPWAAVRGLLDEVWFLDADPRERVSGLVERHVRFGKSRAHAERWVTGSDERNARLVERYRDRADLVVRRP; from the coding sequence ATGGACACGAACGACCTCCCCGCCCTGGTGGCCCGGGCCCGCGGGCTCGCCGCCCCGGGCGGGCGCCGCATCCTCGGCATCGCGGGCCCGCCCGGAGCGGGCAAGTCCACACTGGCGGCCGGGATCGTCGACGCGCTGCCGGGCCGCGCCGTGCTCGTCCCGATGGACGGATTCCACCTGGCCGGGGCGGAACTCGACCGTCTGGGACTGGCCGGCCGCAAGGGCGCCCCCGACACCTTCGACGCCGCCGGCTACACGGCCCTCCTCACGCGCCTGAGGGATCCGGCCGAACCCGGGCCGGTCTACGCGCCCGCCTTCGACCGGGCGCTGGAGGAGCCGGTCGCCGGTTCCGTGCGCGTCTCCGCAGACGTTCCGCTCGTCGTGACCGAGGGGAACTACCTGCTCCTGGACGAGGGCCCCTGGGCCGCCGTCCGCGGGCTGCTCGACGAGGTGTGGTTCCTCGACGCCGACCCGCGCGAGCGCGTGAGCGGCCTGGTCGAGCGGCACGTGCGGTTCGGCAAGTCCCGGGCGCACGCCGAGCGGTGGGTCACCGGATCCGACGAGCGCAACGCCCGGCTGGTCGAGCGGTACCGCGACCGTGCCGATCTCGTCGTCCGACGCCCCTGA
- a CDS encoding aminopeptidase P family protein, with translation MSSPDQPAPFTAEDYRARMARAASAADAAGLAGVLVAPGPDMVHLTGYRLPAETERLTLLVLRAGHDPVLVVPALEAADAERAPGAPALTVREWTDAADPYALTAALLDRKGRFGISDNAWALHLLALGKDLPDASYTSLTDALPMLRAVKDAAELERLAAAGAAADATYEEILRVRFSGRRESDVAADLAALLTRYGHTQVDFTVVGSGPNGANPHHEAGDRTIEAGDMVVLDFGGLKHGYGSDTSRTVHVGEPTAEERRVHDVVREAQEAGCRAVRPGAACQEIDRAARAVINESGYGERFIHRTGHGIGVTTHEPPYMIEGEEQPLVPGMCFSVEPGIYLPGRFGVRIEDIVTVTQDGGRRLNTTSREMAIVE, from the coding sequence ATGTCCAGCCCCGACCAGCCCGCGCCCTTCACCGCCGAGGACTACCGCGCCCGGATGGCCCGTGCGGCATCCGCCGCCGACGCCGCCGGCCTGGCGGGCGTCCTGGTGGCCCCCGGCCCCGACATGGTCCACCTCACCGGCTACCGGCTGCCCGCCGAGACCGAACGCCTCACCCTGCTCGTACTGCGCGCGGGCCACGACCCCGTCCTCGTCGTCCCGGCACTGGAGGCGGCTGACGCGGAGCGCGCCCCGGGTGCGCCCGCCCTCACCGTGCGCGAGTGGACCGACGCCGCCGACCCGTACGCCCTGACGGCCGCGCTGCTGGACCGCAAGGGCCGGTTCGGGATCAGCGACAACGCCTGGGCGCTCCACCTCCTGGCGCTGGGCAAGGACCTCCCCGACGCCTCCTACACCTCGCTCACCGACGCCCTGCCGATGCTCCGCGCCGTCAAGGACGCGGCGGAGCTGGAACGCCTCGCCGCTGCCGGGGCGGCCGCCGACGCCACGTACGAGGAGATCCTGAGGGTCCGGTTCTCGGGGCGCCGGGAGAGCGACGTGGCCGCCGACCTCGCGGCCCTGCTCACGCGGTACGGCCACACGCAGGTCGACTTCACCGTGGTCGGCTCCGGGCCGAACGGCGCGAACCCCCACCACGAAGCCGGCGACCGGACCATCGAAGCGGGCGACATGGTCGTCCTGGACTTCGGCGGGCTGAAGCACGGCTACGGCTCCGACACCTCCCGTACGGTCCACGTCGGCGAACCCACCGCCGAGGAGCGACGCGTCCACGACGTCGTACGGGAGGCGCAGGAGGCGGGCTGCCGCGCCGTCAGGCCCGGTGCGGCCTGCCAGGAGATCGACCGGGCGGCCCGCGCTGTCATCAACGAGTCCGGCTACGGCGAGCGGTTCATCCACCGCACGGGCCACGGCATCGGCGTCACCACCCACGAACCGCCCTACATGATCGAGGGCGAGGAGCAGCCGCTCGTGCCCGGCATGTGCTTCTCCGTCGAGCCCGGCATCTACCTCCCGGGCCGGTTCGGCGTCCGCATCGAGGACATCGTCACCGTCACGCAGGACGGGGGCCGGCGGCTCAACACCACCTCGCGCGAGATGGCGATCGTGGAGTAG
- a CDS encoding aldo/keto reductase, with the protein MEQRLLGRSGLRVSELCLGTMTFGQDTDETEAHRVLDTFTEAGGTFIDTADVYQRGVSEEIVGRWLKNRDRDGLVVATKVFGTMGEAPNAGGLSRKHIVRAVEASLRRLGTDYIDLYQTHVWDATTPLEETLSTLDTLVKAGKVRYLGASNVSASQLQRAQDLAHRNGWEPYVSLQPLYNLLAREVEWELVPVSLAEGVGIIPWSPLQGGWLTGKYRRGMTAVDPGTREARFQQELGREAWRERDNDETWRVVDAVVAVAGEAGRTPAQVALRWLLGRPGVTAPIVGARTAEQLADSLGAAGWELTAQQAGRLDAASERPLPYPYDVLRRFRHREPRD; encoded by the coding sequence ATGGAGCAGCGTCTTCTGGGCCGTTCGGGGCTTCGCGTCAGCGAGCTCTGCCTCGGCACCATGACGTTCGGCCAGGACACCGACGAGACCGAGGCGCACCGCGTCCTCGACACCTTCACGGAGGCGGGCGGCACGTTCATCGACACGGCGGACGTGTACCAGCGGGGCGTGTCCGAGGAGATCGTCGGCCGGTGGCTGAAGAACCGCGACCGCGACGGGCTCGTCGTCGCGACGAAGGTGTTCGGCACGATGGGCGAGGCACCCAACGCGGGCGGCCTCAGCCGCAAGCACATCGTGCGGGCCGTGGAGGCGAGCCTGCGACGGCTGGGGACCGACTACATCGACCTCTACCAGACGCACGTCTGGGACGCGACGACACCGCTGGAGGAGACGCTCTCCACGCTGGACACCCTGGTGAAGGCCGGCAAGGTGCGCTATCTCGGCGCGAGCAACGTCTCCGCCTCCCAGCTCCAGCGGGCCCAGGACCTGGCGCACCGCAACGGCTGGGAGCCCTACGTCAGCCTCCAGCCGCTCTACAACCTGCTGGCGCGCGAGGTCGAGTGGGAACTCGTCCCCGTGAGCCTCGCGGAAGGCGTCGGCATCATCCCCTGGAGTCCGCTCCAGGGCGGCTGGCTGACCGGGAAGTACCGCCGCGGCATGACGGCCGTGGATCCCGGCACCCGCGAGGCCCGCTTCCAGCAGGAGCTCGGCCGTGAAGCCTGGCGGGAGCGGGACAACGACGAGACCTGGCGGGTCGTCGACGCCGTCGTCGCCGTCGCCGGGGAGGCCGGGCGGACGCCGGCGCAGGTGGCGCTGCGCTGGCTCCTCGGCCGCCCCGGTGTCACGGCACCGATCGTCGGGGCGCGCACGGCGGAGCAGCTGGCCGACAGCCTCGGCGCCGCCGGATGGGAGCTGACGGCGCAGCAGGCGGGGCGGCTGGACGCGGCGAGCGAACGCCCGCTGCCCTACCCGTACGACGTGCTGCGCCGCTTCCGTCACCGCGAGCCCCGGGACTGA